In Oryza brachyantha chromosome 1, ObraRS2, whole genome shotgun sequence, the following are encoded in one genomic region:
- the LOC102717583 gene encoding protein ALP1-like isoform X2 — MSSSETDGSDASQKSDSTDVDEDGEFAMEILRHHQALQATAFSVACLLGQYFMTYYDKNKPRTSQLSGYAWVLETLRTPGESHHMFRMNSELFCKLHDLLVSTYDLKSTNHMNSIESVAIFLFILGGGESNRRVQNRFKHSGETISRKFEEVLFSVVSMCKDYICPKDPNFRRAHSRIKNDKRMLPHFKNCIGAIDGTHVAVNPPHEEYIRYIGRYKSPTQNVMAAVDFDMRFTYASIGQPGSMHDTSVLYHALEVDKDIFPHPPQDAGYPNRPGYMSPYKGQRYHVPEWRNEPPPSREQEYFNQCHSSARNVVERTFGVWKMKWRILLKMPTYPMDKQEMIIASTMCLHNFIRQNCTSDKYFRRCDRDPDYVPTIPARYAKYVVS, encoded by the exons ATGTCTTCTAGTGAAACTGATGGAAGTGATGCTTCTCAGAAAAGTGACTCTACTGATGTTGACGAAGATGGTGAGTTTGCTATGGAGATTTTACGACACCATCAAGCTTTGCAAGCGACTGCATTCTcggttgcttgcttgcttggacAATATTTTATGacatattatgataaaaataaaccaagGACATCACAGCTAAGTGGGTATGCATGGGTACTAGAAACTTTGAGGACACCAGGAGAGAGTCATCATATGTTCCGTATGAATAGTGAGCTATTTTGCAAGCTACATGACTTATTGGTGAGTACATATGATCTCAAATCTACCAACCACATGAATTCTATAGAGTCGGTTGCTATTTTCCTATTCATACTTGGAGGCGGTGAATCCAATAGAAGGGTTCAAAATAGGTTCAAACATTCTGGAGAAACAATAAGTAGAAAATTTGAGGAGGTTCTTTTTAGTGTGGTTAGTATGTGCAAGGATTACATATGTCCAAAAGATCCTAACTTTCGAAGAGCTCATAGTCGAATAAAGAATGACAAGAGAATGTTGCCACATTTCAAAAATTGCATTGGTGCCATTGATGGGACTCATGTGGCAGTAAACCCACCACATGAAGAATATATTAGATATATTGGTAGATACAAGAGTCCCACTCAGAATGTGATGGCAGCGGTCGACTTTGACATGCGTTTTACCTATGCTTCTATTGGACAACCTGGTTCTATGCATGACACTAGTGTTCTTTATCATGCATTAGAGGTTGATAAAGATATATTTCCACATCCCCCACAAG ATGCTGGATACCCAAATAGACCAGGATATATGTCACCATACAAGGGCCAAAGGTATCATGTTCCTGAATGGAGAAATGAACCTCCTCCAAGTAGAGAGCAAGAGTATTTCAACCAGTGTCACTCAAGTGCACGCAATGTCGTTGAGCGAACCTTTGGTGTGTGGAAGATGAAATGGCGAATCCTTTTAAAGATGCCTACATATCCCATGGACAAGCAAGAAATGATCATTGCTTCGACAATGTGTCTCCATAACTTTATACGTCAGAATTGTACATCCGACAAGTATTTTCGTAGGTGTGATCGTGATCCAGATTATGTCCCGACCATACCTGCAAGATATGCAAAATATGTTGTCTCATAA
- the LOC102717583 gene encoding protein ALP1-like isoform X1 — protein sequence MSSSETDGSDASQKSDSTDVDEDGEFAMEILRHHQALQATAFSVACLLGQYFMTYYDKNKPRTSQLSGYAWVLETLRTPGESHHMFRMNSELFCKLHDLLVSTYDLKSTNHMNSIESVAIFLFILGGGESNRRVQNRFKHSGETISRKFEEVLFSVVSMCKDYICPKDPNFRRAHSRIKNDKRMLPHFKNCIGAIDGTHVAVNPPHEEYIRYIGRYKSPTQNVMAAVDFDMRFTYASIGQPGSMHDTSVLYHALEVDKDIFPHPPQGKYYLVDAGYPNRPGYMSPYKGQRYHVPEWRNEPPPSREQEYFNQCHSSARNVVERTFGVWKMKWRILLKMPTYPMDKQEMIIASTMCLHNFIRQNCTSDKYFRRCDRDPDYVPTIPARYAKYVVS from the exons ATGTCTTCTAGTGAAACTGATGGAAGTGATGCTTCTCAGAAAAGTGACTCTACTGATGTTGACGAAGATGGTGAGTTTGCTATGGAGATTTTACGACACCATCAAGCTTTGCAAGCGACTGCATTCTcggttgcttgcttgcttggacAATATTTTATGacatattatgataaaaataaaccaagGACATCACAGCTAAGTGGGTATGCATGGGTACTAGAAACTTTGAGGACACCAGGAGAGAGTCATCATATGTTCCGTATGAATAGTGAGCTATTTTGCAAGCTACATGACTTATTGGTGAGTACATATGATCTCAAATCTACCAACCACATGAATTCTATAGAGTCGGTTGCTATTTTCCTATTCATACTTGGAGGCGGTGAATCCAATAGAAGGGTTCAAAATAGGTTCAAACATTCTGGAGAAACAATAAGTAGAAAATTTGAGGAGGTTCTTTTTAGTGTGGTTAGTATGTGCAAGGATTACATATGTCCAAAAGATCCTAACTTTCGAAGAGCTCATAGTCGAATAAAGAATGACAAGAGAATGTTGCCACATTTCAAAAATTGCATTGGTGCCATTGATGGGACTCATGTGGCAGTAAACCCACCACATGAAGAATATATTAGATATATTGGTAGATACAAGAGTCCCACTCAGAATGTGATGGCAGCGGTCGACTTTGACATGCGTTTTACCTATGCTTCTATTGGACAACCTGGTTCTATGCATGACACTAGTGTTCTTTATCATGCATTAGAGGTTGATAAAGATATATTTCCACATCCCCCACAAG GTAAATATTATCTTGTAGATGCTGGATACCCAAATAGACCAGGATATATGTCACCATACAAGGGCCAAAGGTATCATGTTCCTGAATGGAGAAATGAACCTCCTCCAAGTAGAGAGCAAGAGTATTTCAACCAGTGTCACTCAAGTGCACGCAATGTCGTTGAGCGAACCTTTGGTGTGTGGAAGATGAAATGGCGAATCCTTTTAAAGATGCCTACATATCCCATGGACAAGCAAGAAATGATCATTGCTTCGACAATGTGTCTCCATAACTTTATACGTCAGAATTGTACATCCGACAAGTATTTTCGTAGGTGTGATCGTGATCCAGATTATGTCCCGACCATACCTGCAAGATATGCAAAATATGTTGTCTCATAA
- the LOC102717583 gene encoding protein ALP1-like isoform X3: MSSSETDGSDASQKSDSTDVDEDETLRTPGESHHMFRMNSELFCKLHDLLVSTYDLKSTNHMNSIESVAIFLFILGGGESNRRVQNRFKHSGETISRKFEEVLFSVVSMCKDYICPKDPNFRRAHSRIKNDKRMLPHFKNCIGAIDGTHVAVNPPHEEYIRYIGRYKSPTQNVMAAVDFDMRFTYASIGQPGSMHDTSVLYHALEVDKDIFPHPPQGKYYLVDAGYPNRPGYMSPYKGQRYHVPEWRNEPPPSREQEYFNQCHSSARNVVERTFGVWKMKWRILLKMPTYPMDKQEMIIASTMCLHNFIRQNCTSDKYFRRCDRDPDYVPTIPARYAKYVVS, encoded by the exons ATGTCTTCTAGTGAAACTGATGGAAGTGATGCTTCTCAGAAAAGTGACTCTACTGATGTTGACGAAGATG AAACTTTGAGGACACCAGGAGAGAGTCATCATATGTTCCGTATGAATAGTGAGCTATTTTGCAAGCTACATGACTTATTGGTGAGTACATATGATCTCAAATCTACCAACCACATGAATTCTATAGAGTCGGTTGCTATTTTCCTATTCATACTTGGAGGCGGTGAATCCAATAGAAGGGTTCAAAATAGGTTCAAACATTCTGGAGAAACAATAAGTAGAAAATTTGAGGAGGTTCTTTTTAGTGTGGTTAGTATGTGCAAGGATTACATATGTCCAAAAGATCCTAACTTTCGAAGAGCTCATAGTCGAATAAAGAATGACAAGAGAATGTTGCCACATTTCAAAAATTGCATTGGTGCCATTGATGGGACTCATGTGGCAGTAAACCCACCACATGAAGAATATATTAGATATATTGGTAGATACAAGAGTCCCACTCAGAATGTGATGGCAGCGGTCGACTTTGACATGCGTTTTACCTATGCTTCTATTGGACAACCTGGTTCTATGCATGACACTAGTGTTCTTTATCATGCATTAGAGGTTGATAAAGATATATTTCCACATCCCCCACAAG GTAAATATTATCTTGTAGATGCTGGATACCCAAATAGACCAGGATATATGTCACCATACAAGGGCCAAAGGTATCATGTTCCTGAATGGAGAAATGAACCTCCTCCAAGTAGAGAGCAAGAGTATTTCAACCAGTGTCACTCAAGTGCACGCAATGTCGTTGAGCGAACCTTTGGTGTGTGGAAGATGAAATGGCGAATCCTTTTAAAGATGCCTACATATCCCATGGACAAGCAAGAAATGATCATTGCTTCGACAATGTGTCTCCATAACTTTATACGTCAGAATTGTACATCCGACAAGTATTTTCGTAGGTGTGATCGTGATCCAGATTATGTCCCGACCATACCTGCAAGATATGCAAAATATGTTGTCTCATAA